Proteins co-encoded in one Malus sylvestris chromosome 7, drMalSylv7.2, whole genome shotgun sequence genomic window:
- the LOC126629872 gene encoding ABSCISIC ACID-INSENSITIVE 5-like protein 2 isoform X2: protein MGSQGGADGNCKQPQFQPLGRQNSMYSLTLDEVQNQLGDLGKPLSSMNLDELLKNVWSVEANQTMGIDIEGTTLVNQAQLQRQASLSLTSALSKKTVDEVWRDIQQSKDEEEKKSQERQRTLGEMTLEDFLVKAGVVAEAEASSDKQCAGPLVGVDANVAAQFPQGQWMQYSQPQYQHPQQSMMGVYMPSQPIPPPMHVGAGAMMEVPYPDNQVPLPSPLMGALSDTPTPGRKRGNPEDIVEKTVERRQKRMIKNRESAARSRARKQAYTNELENKVSRLEEENERLRKQKELEKVLPSAPPPEPKYQLRRTSSAPL from the exons ATGGGATCTCAAGGTGGGGCTGATGGTAATTGCAAACAGCCACAGTTTCAGCCTTTGGGACGGCAAAACTCAATGTACAGTCTCACATTGGATGAGGTACAGAATCAGTTAGGTGACTTGGGGAAGCCACTCAGCAGCATGAACCTTGATGAGCTTCTAAAAAATGTATGGAGTGTGGAAGCAAATCAGACCATGGGCATAGATATTGAAGGCACGACACTGGTCAATCAAGCTCAACTGCAGCGTCAGGCAAGCCTGTCATTAACTAGTGCATTGAGCAAGAAGACAGTCGATGAGGTTTGGAGAGATATTCAACAAagcaaagatgaagaagaaaagaaatctcAAGAACGACAACGGACTTTGGGAGAGATGACTTTGGAGGATTTCTTGGTCAAAGCCGGAGTTGTTGCTGAAGCTGAAGCATCTTCGGACAAACAATGTGCTGGTCCTCTTGTTGGGGTTGATGCGAATGTGGCAGCACAGTTTCCACAAGGTCAGTGGATGCAGTACTCACAACCACAATATCAGCATCCACAACAAAGTATGATGGGGGTATACATGCCAAGCCAACCTATACCACCGCCAATGCACGTAGGGGCTGGAGCTATGATGGAAGTCCCGTATCCTGACAACCAAGTTCCATTGCCTTCACCCTTAATGGGTGCTCTATCAGATACGCCGACACCTGGGAGGAAAAGGGGCAACCCTGAGGACATTGTTGAGAAGACTGTTGAGCGAAGGCAAAAGAGAATGATAAAGAACCGGGAATCTGCTGCGCGTTCGCGAGCAAGGAAGCAG GCATATACAAATGAACTGGAGAACAAAGTTTCACGTCTGGAGGAGGAAAATGAAAGGCTAAGGAAACAGAAG GAGCTAGAGAAGGTGTTGCCCAGTGCACCGCCTCCGGAGCCAAAGTACCAGCTTCGGAGAACATCATCAGCTCCACTCTGA
- the LOC126629872 gene encoding ABSCISIC ACID-INSENSITIVE 5-like protein 2 isoform X4 translates to MGIQTMGSQGGADGNCKQPQFQPLGRQNSMYSLTLDEVQNQLGDLGKPLSSMNLDELLKNVWSVEANQTMGIDIEGTTLVNQAQLQRQASLSLTSALSKKTVDEVWRDIQQSKDEEEKKSQERQRTLGEMTLEDFLVKAGVVAEAEASSDKQCAGPLVGVDANVAAQFPQGQWMQYSQPQYQHPQQSMMGVYMPSQPIPPPMHVGAGAMMEVPYPDNQVPLPSPLMGALSDTPTPGRKRGNPEDIVEKTVERRQKRMIKNRESAARSRARKQAYTNELENKVSRLEEENERLRKQKENKN, encoded by the exons ATGGGGATACAGACAATGGGATCTCAAGGTGGGGCTGATGGTAATTGCAAACAGCCACAGTTTCAGCCTTTGGGACGGCAAAACTCAATGTACAGTCTCACATTGGATGAGGTACAGAATCAGTTAGGTGACTTGGGGAAGCCACTCAGCAGCATGAACCTTGATGAGCTTCTAAAAAATGTATGGAGTGTGGAAGCAAATCAGACCATGGGCATAGATATTGAAGGCACGACACTGGTCAATCAAGCTCAACTGCAGCGTCAGGCAAGCCTGTCATTAACTAGTGCATTGAGCAAGAAGACAGTCGATGAGGTTTGGAGAGATATTCAACAAagcaaagatgaagaagaaaagaaatctcAAGAACGACAACGGACTTTGGGAGAGATGACTTTGGAGGATTTCTTGGTCAAAGCCGGAGTTGTTGCTGAAGCTGAAGCATCTTCGGACAAACAATGTGCTGGTCCTCTTGTTGGGGTTGATGCGAATGTGGCAGCACAGTTTCCACAAGGTCAGTGGATGCAGTACTCACAACCACAATATCAGCATCCACAACAAAGTATGATGGGGGTATACATGCCAAGCCAACCTATACCACCGCCAATGCACGTAGGGGCTGGAGCTATGATGGAAGTCCCGTATCCTGACAACCAAGTTCCATTGCCTTCACCCTTAATGGGTGCTCTATCAGATACGCCGACACCTGGGAGGAAAAGGGGCAACCCTGAGGACATTGTTGAGAAGACTGTTGAGCGAAGGCAAAAGAGAATGATAAAGAACCGGGAATCTGCTGCGCGTTCGCGAGCAAGGAAGCAG GCATATACAAATGAACTGGAGAACAAAGTTTCACGTCTGGAGGAGGAAAATGAAAGGCTAAGGAAACAGAAG gaaaacaaaaactaa
- the LOC126629872 gene encoding ABSCISIC ACID-INSENSITIVE 5-like protein 2 isoform X1 → MGIQTMGSQGGADGNCKQPQFQPLGRQNSMYSLTLDEVQNQLGDLGKPLSSMNLDELLKNVWSVEANQTMGIDIEGTTLVNQAQLQRQASLSLTSALSKKTVDEVWRDIQQSKDEEEKKSQERQRTLGEMTLEDFLVKAGVVAEAEASSDKQCAGPLVGVDANVAAQFPQGQWMQYSQPQYQHPQQSMMGVYMPSQPIPPPMHVGAGAMMEVPYPDNQVPLPSPLMGALSDTPTPGRKRGNPEDIVEKTVERRQKRMIKNRESAARSRARKQAYTNELENKVSRLEEENERLRKQKELEKVLPSAPPPEPKYQLRRTSSAPL, encoded by the exons ATGGGGATACAGACAATGGGATCTCAAGGTGGGGCTGATGGTAATTGCAAACAGCCACAGTTTCAGCCTTTGGGACGGCAAAACTCAATGTACAGTCTCACATTGGATGAGGTACAGAATCAGTTAGGTGACTTGGGGAAGCCACTCAGCAGCATGAACCTTGATGAGCTTCTAAAAAATGTATGGAGTGTGGAAGCAAATCAGACCATGGGCATAGATATTGAAGGCACGACACTGGTCAATCAAGCTCAACTGCAGCGTCAGGCAAGCCTGTCATTAACTAGTGCATTGAGCAAGAAGACAGTCGATGAGGTTTGGAGAGATATTCAACAAagcaaagatgaagaagaaaagaaatctcAAGAACGACAACGGACTTTGGGAGAGATGACTTTGGAGGATTTCTTGGTCAAAGCCGGAGTTGTTGCTGAAGCTGAAGCATCTTCGGACAAACAATGTGCTGGTCCTCTTGTTGGGGTTGATGCGAATGTGGCAGCACAGTTTCCACAAGGTCAGTGGATGCAGTACTCACAACCACAATATCAGCATCCACAACAAAGTATGATGGGGGTATACATGCCAAGCCAACCTATACCACCGCCAATGCACGTAGGGGCTGGAGCTATGATGGAAGTCCCGTATCCTGACAACCAAGTTCCATTGCCTTCACCCTTAATGGGTGCTCTATCAGATACGCCGACACCTGGGAGGAAAAGGGGCAACCCTGAGGACATTGTTGAGAAGACTGTTGAGCGAAGGCAAAAGAGAATGATAAAGAACCGGGAATCTGCTGCGCGTTCGCGAGCAAGGAAGCAG GCATATACAAATGAACTGGAGAACAAAGTTTCACGTCTGGAGGAGGAAAATGAAAGGCTAAGGAAACAGAAG GAGCTAGAGAAGGTGTTGCCCAGTGCACCGCCTCCGGAGCCAAAGTACCAGCTTCGGAGAACATCATCAGCTCCACTCTGA
- the LOC126629872 gene encoding ABSCISIC ACID-INSENSITIVE 5-like protein 2 isoform X3: MGIQTMGSQGGADGNCKQPQFQPLGRQNSMYSLTLDEVQNQLGDLGKPLSSMNLDELLKNVWSVEANQTMGIDIEGTTLVNQAQLQRQASLSLTSALSKKTVDEVWRDIQQSKDEEEKKSQERQRTLGEMTLEDFLVKAGVVAEAEASSDKQCAGPLVGVDANVAAQFPQGQWMQYSQPQYQHPQQSMMGVYMPSQPIPPPMHVGAGAMMEVPYPDNQVPLPSPLMGALSDTPTPGRKRGNPEDIVEKTVERRQKRMIKNRESAARSRARKQAYTNELENKVSRLEEENERLRKQKDFPEGFS, from the exons ATGGGGATACAGACAATGGGATCTCAAGGTGGGGCTGATGGTAATTGCAAACAGCCACAGTTTCAGCCTTTGGGACGGCAAAACTCAATGTACAGTCTCACATTGGATGAGGTACAGAATCAGTTAGGTGACTTGGGGAAGCCACTCAGCAGCATGAACCTTGATGAGCTTCTAAAAAATGTATGGAGTGTGGAAGCAAATCAGACCATGGGCATAGATATTGAAGGCACGACACTGGTCAATCAAGCTCAACTGCAGCGTCAGGCAAGCCTGTCATTAACTAGTGCATTGAGCAAGAAGACAGTCGATGAGGTTTGGAGAGATATTCAACAAagcaaagatgaagaagaaaagaaatctcAAGAACGACAACGGACTTTGGGAGAGATGACTTTGGAGGATTTCTTGGTCAAAGCCGGAGTTGTTGCTGAAGCTGAAGCATCTTCGGACAAACAATGTGCTGGTCCTCTTGTTGGGGTTGATGCGAATGTGGCAGCACAGTTTCCACAAGGTCAGTGGATGCAGTACTCACAACCACAATATCAGCATCCACAACAAAGTATGATGGGGGTATACATGCCAAGCCAACCTATACCACCGCCAATGCACGTAGGGGCTGGAGCTATGATGGAAGTCCCGTATCCTGACAACCAAGTTCCATTGCCTTCACCCTTAATGGGTGCTCTATCAGATACGCCGACACCTGGGAGGAAAAGGGGCAACCCTGAGGACATTGTTGAGAAGACTGTTGAGCGAAGGCAAAAGAGAATGATAAAGAACCGGGAATCTGCTGCGCGTTCGCGAGCAAGGAAGCAG GCATATACAAATGAACTGGAGAACAAAGTTTCACGTCTGGAGGAGGAAAATGAAAGGCTAAGGAAACAGAAG GATTTTCCTGAAGGATTTTCATGA